The following are from one region of the Limibacillus halophilus genome:
- a CDS encoding 4-(cytidine 5'-diphospho)-2-C-methyl-D-erythritol kinase, with amino-acid sequence MTALPSGSVPAGGKQDCRAGEEAGIVRMAAAKVNLSLQIIGKRPDGYHELESLVVFADFGDRLSFRPSATVSLQVAGPFAAALKDTKENLVLRAAGGLLAGATFEGNPPGAAIRLEKGLPVAAGLGGGSADAAAAIDGLLALWKLPIEPEKLFELARSLGADVPVCLHGQASIMRGVGEVIDPAPELPDFSLLLVNPGAALATPNVFRARQGAFSKVTDWPESFADLKSFVATLEGRPNDLEAAAISLQPSVREVLDRLEALPNCVLARMSGSGASCFGLFATLQEARHGEAALQVARPEWWVRAAACRRQ; translated from the coding sequence ATGACCGCGTTGCCTTCCGGGTCAGTACCCGCAGGCGGGAAGCAGGACTGCAGAGCGGGAGAGGAAGCCGGTATCGTCCGCATGGCCGCCGCCAAAGTTAACCTCTCTCTGCAGATCATCGGAAAGCGCCCAGACGGTTATCATGAACTGGAAAGCCTCGTGGTTTTTGCCGATTTTGGTGACCGGCTTTCATTCCGGCCATCCGCGACGGTTTCGCTCCAAGTTGCGGGACCCTTCGCCGCGGCGCTGAAGGACACTAAGGAAAATTTGGTTCTGCGCGCTGCGGGAGGACTGTTGGCGGGTGCGACGTTTGAAGGCAATCCACCGGGGGCTGCAATTCGCCTTGAAAAGGGTCTACCTGTTGCCGCCGGGCTGGGCGGTGGCTCGGCTGACGCGGCAGCGGCGATCGATGGCTTGCTTGCCTTATGGAAGCTCCCCATCGAGCCTGAAAAACTGTTTGAACTGGCCCGGTCCCTGGGGGCGGACGTTCCAGTCTGCCTGCATGGCCAGGCGTCCATCATGCGTGGAGTAGGGGAGGTTATCGATCCGGCACCAGAGTTGCCAGATTTCTCGCTGCTCTTGGTCAATCCGGGGGCGGCTTTGGCGACGCCGAATGTCTTTCGCGCACGGCAGGGCGCCTTCTCGAAGGTTACCGATTGGCCGGAATCCTTTGCCGATCTTAAGAGCTTCGTGGCGACTCTGGAAGGTCGACCCAACGATCTTGAAGCTGCAGCGATCAGCCTGCAACCGTCAGTGCGAGAGGTGCTGGATAGGCTGGAAGCTCTCCCCAACTGTGTTTTGGCCCGCATGTCGGGCAGCGGCGCGAGTTGCTTCGGACTCTTTGCGACATTACAAGAAGCGCGCCATGGCGAGGCGGCGCTTCAGGTGGCAAGGCCAGAGTGGTGGGTCCGCGCGGCAGCGTGCCGCCGACAATGA
- a CDS encoding tetratricopeptide repeat protein — MKDLKVFRRLAAGVFILGLSLAPLPRSAMAQAAGDYLAGRHADLQNDIVQAAHYYERALTRDPENVELLRRTFSLLASAGQLVKAVPLAQQLYSQDPANATALTVLVVDDLKRGKVSLAQSFLDSLPNSGVAQLVGPPLKAWVAMAASNREGALLALQPLDKLQGASALRDLHIGMINDLAGEVVAADTAYQALLSDRERISYRSALVIGNFFERSGKAAQARALYQDQASQQSDGNLFEPAFARLDIGQVPKPLIASPLDGLSESLFHLATIFRQQRANDVALIFTELALHLRPDLDVANMLAGEIHQNEGRSQSAIKAFRRIDEKTPLGWTALLQIAGELAEVGKVDEAEWVLKTLAADRKDRFEPLVRLGNLLRSEERFTQAVDAYSKALERIGVSERRHWSIYYFRGIAYEQSDQWSMAEADFLKALELEPGQPNVLNYLAYSWVELRINLERAEEMLKQAVAARPSDGYIVDSLGWIYYRLGRFEEAADRLERAVELRPQDPTINDHLGDAYWQVGRKREARFQWIRALGLQDDEEQRLLIEQKLETGLTDSPKDI; from the coding sequence ATGAAAGACTTGAAAGTATTTCGCCGGCTGGCGGCCGGTGTCTTCATCCTTGGTTTGTCGCTGGCACCTTTGCCGCGAAGCGCCATGGCGCAGGCCGCAGGCGACTATCTGGCGGGCCGCCACGCGGACCTGCAAAACGATATCGTGCAAGCGGCGCATTATTACGAACGCGCTTTGACCCGGGACCCGGAGAACGTTGAGTTGTTGCGACGCACGTTCTCGCTCTTGGCGTCGGCGGGACAGCTGGTAAAAGCGGTGCCATTGGCGCAGCAGCTTTACAGCCAGGACCCCGCTAATGCGACGGCGCTAACGGTCTTGGTGGTGGATGATCTGAAGCGCGGCAAGGTTTCGCTGGCCCAGAGTTTTCTGGACAGTCTGCCCAATAGTGGTGTGGCTCAACTTGTCGGCCCGCCGCTCAAGGCTTGGGTTGCCATGGCCGCTTCCAATCGCGAGGGTGCGCTGCTCGCGCTTCAGCCCTTGGACAAACTGCAGGGTGCCTCGGCTTTACGCGACCTTCACATTGGAATGATCAATGATTTGGCAGGCGAGGTCGTGGCGGCAGATACGGCTTATCAGGCATTGTTGAGCGACCGTGAACGGATCTCCTACCGTTCGGCGCTGGTAATCGGGAATTTCTTCGAACGCAGCGGAAAGGCGGCACAGGCACGTGCGCTGTACCAGGATCAGGCGTCGCAGCAATCGGATGGTAATCTTTTCGAACCCGCCTTTGCGCGCCTCGATATTGGCCAGGTCCCGAAGCCCTTGATCGCCTCGCCACTTGATGGACTTTCGGAATCGCTCTTTCATTTGGCGACGATATTTCGCCAGCAGCGCGCGAACGACGTCGCTTTGATCTTCACCGAGCTAGCGTTGCACCTGCGGCCGGACTTGGATGTAGCCAACATGCTCGCTGGCGAAATTCACCAGAATGAAGGTCGATCACAGTCGGCGATCAAGGCGTTCCGACGCATCGACGAAAAGACCCCGCTTGGCTGGACCGCCTTGCTCCAGATTGCTGGAGAGTTGGCCGAGGTCGGAAAAGTGGATGAAGCGGAATGGGTGCTCAAGACACTAGCTGCCGACCGCAAGGATCGCTTCGAGCCGCTGGTGCGGCTTGGCAACCTGCTTCGATCCGAGGAACGCTTTACGCAGGCCGTTGATGCTTACTCGAAGGCGTTGGAGCGTATCGGCGTGTCGGAACGTCGGCATTGGTCGATCTACTATTTCCGCGGCATTGCCTACGAGCAGTCTGATCAGTGGAGTATGGCCGAAGCCGACTTCCTAAAAGCGTTGGAGCTTGAGCCGGGACAACCGAACGTCCTTAATTATCTCGCCTATTCCTGGGTCGAGTTGCGTATTAACCTTGAGCGCGCCGAGGAGATGCTCAAGCAGGCCGTGGCGGCCCGTCCTTCGGATGGTTACATCGTCGATAGTCTGGGGTGGATCTATTACCGTCTCGGTCGTTTCGAAGAAGCGGCGGACCGATTGGAGCGGGCCGTCGAATTGCGTCCGCAAGATCCCACCATCAACGATCACCTGGGTGATGCCTACTGGCAGGTCGGGCGCAAACGGGAGGCCCGCTTTCAATGGATCCGCGCTTTGGGGTTGCAGGATGACGAGGAACAGCGGCTGCTCATCGAGCAGAAGCTTGAGACTGGTCTGACGGATTCGCCGAAGGATATCTGA
- a CDS encoding electron transfer flavoprotein-ubiquinone oxidoreductase — translation MEREYMEYDVVIVGAGPAGLAAAIKLRQLSQETGREITVCVLEKGSEVGAHILSGAVFEPRPLDELIPDWKEKGAPLTNPVRHEKFMMLTEKKAFNFPIALLPKQLHNDGNYIISLGNLCRWMAEQAEALGAEIYPGFAAAEVLYHEDGRVKGVATGDLGIGKDGNNKDSYQPGMELHGKYTLFGEGCRGSLTKTLEQRFNLRDGADPQTYGLGIKELWEVDPSKHQEGTVVHTAGWPMDGATYGGSFIYHLPDNQVYVGYVVGLDYQNPHLSPFQEMQRFKTHPAIRALLDGGKRIAYGARALNEGGLQSIPKLIFPGGALIGCTAGFLNVPKIKGSHNAMKSGMLAAESIAQALESDYDSPAPTLDSYPEAFKSSWVYKELHEARNFRPAFARWGLLGGTLYGGFDLKVLAGKAPWTFHHKHADHESLKPASEMPKIAYPKPDGVITFDRLSSVFLSNTNHEEDQPVHLHLKDPSVPISHNLALFDEPAQRYCPAGVYEVVYDDKGENPQFVINAQNCVHCKTCDIKDPKQNIVWKTPEGGGGPNYPNM, via the coding sequence ATGGAACGCGAGTATATGGAGTACGATGTCGTCATCGTTGGCGCCGGACCTGCCGGTTTGGCCGCCGCCATAAAGTTGCGCCAGTTATCGCAGGAAACCGGCCGAGAGATCACGGTTTGTGTCTTGGAAAAAGGATCCGAGGTTGGCGCACATATTCTCTCGGGCGCTGTGTTCGAACCCAGGCCGTTGGACGAGTTGATCCCGGATTGGAAGGAGAAAGGCGCACCGCTCACAAATCCGGTACGGCATGAGAAATTTATGATGCTGACCGAGAAGAAAGCGTTCAATTTTCCCATCGCTCTGTTGCCCAAGCAGCTTCACAACGATGGCAACTACATCATCTCGCTTGGAAACCTGTGCCGTTGGATGGCCGAGCAGGCCGAGGCGCTTGGCGCGGAGATCTATCCGGGTTTTGCCGCCGCTGAAGTGCTCTATCACGAGGACGGCCGGGTCAAAGGCGTGGCGACGGGTGATCTGGGCATCGGCAAGGACGGCAACAACAAGGACTCCTATCAGCCGGGCATGGAGTTGCATGGCAAGTACACGCTGTTTGGCGAGGGGTGCCGTGGCTCATTGACCAAAACCTTGGAGCAGCGATTCAATCTACGCGACGGAGCGGACCCGCAAACCTACGGACTTGGCATCAAGGAACTGTGGGAAGTCGATCCGTCGAAGCATCAGGAAGGCACGGTTGTCCATACCGCGGGTTGGCCGATGGATGGCGCGACCTACGGCGGCTCCTTTATTTACCATCTGCCCGACAATCAAGTTTACGTCGGGTACGTGGTTGGGCTGGATTATCAGAATCCGCACCTAAGCCCGTTCCAAGAGATGCAGCGCTTTAAAACGCATCCGGCAATCCGCGCGTTGTTGGATGGCGGTAAGCGGATTGCCTACGGAGCGCGTGCGCTAAACGAAGGCGGACTGCAGTCCATCCCCAAGCTGATTTTCCCTGGTGGCGCCTTGATCGGCTGTACGGCGGGATTCTTGAATGTTCCCAAGATCAAGGGTAGCCACAACGCGATGAAAAGCGGAATGCTCGCGGCGGAGTCCATCGCTCAGGCGCTAGAGTCCGATTACGACAGCCCGGCGCCGACGCTGGATTCCTACCCGGAGGCTTTCAAATCGTCTTGGGTTTACAAGGAACTGCACGAAGCCAGGAATTTCCGTCCGGCTTTTGCTCGCTGGGGACTGCTCGGCGGCACGCTGTACGGTGGCTTTGATCTCAAGGTGCTTGCCGGCAAGGCGCCCTGGACCTTCCATCACAAGCACGCCGATCACGAGAGCCTGAAGCCAGCCTCGGAAATGCCGAAGATCGCCTATCCGAAACCTGATGGCGTGATTACTTTCGACCGGCTTTCGAGCGTTTTCCTATCCAATACCAACCATGAAGAAGATCAACCGGTGCACTTGCACCTCAAGGATCCTTCAGTGCCGATCTCGCACAATCTGGCGCTTTTCGACGAGCCGGCCCAGCGCTACTGCCCGGCCGGTGTCTATGAGGTCGTGTATGACGATAAGGGCGAGAACCCGCAGTTCGTGATCAACGCGCAAAACTGCGTGCACTGTAAGACCTGTGATATCAAGGATCCGAAACAGAACATCGTTTGGAAAACACCCGAGGGCGGCGGCGGCCCGAACTATCCGAACATGTAA
- a CDS encoding uracil-DNA glycosylase, which translates to MSGDNDKTDAKAADPGRAAALEALRWQIELGADEAIADLPQDRYAESKREPAALPATPGKAMPKPDDKAVASHTANKRGPEENSGPATGVFEPRVSELRSQDAAVAEARVLAATASTLTELRAALEGFDACPLKKTASNTVFADGNPEADLMIIGEAPGANEDRKGLPFVGDAGQLLDRMLAAIDLDRTRVYISNVVFWRPPGNRTPTPAEVALCLPFVEKHIALVRPRHLLFVGASAAKTLLDTTEGVLRLRGRWFDYRNEFLDQPLPTLVTLHPAYLLRMPQQKSLVWRDLLSLKAHREEA; encoded by the coding sequence ATGAGTGGTGACAACGACAAAACGGATGCCAAAGCGGCAGATCCTGGGCGAGCCGCGGCGCTCGAGGCCCTCCGCTGGCAGATCGAGTTAGGCGCGGACGAAGCAATCGCCGACCTGCCGCAGGATCGCTATGCGGAATCGAAACGCGAGCCTGCTGCGCTCCCCGCGACTCCCGGCAAGGCGATGCCGAAGCCAGACGACAAGGCTGTTGCTTCCCACACGGCCAATAAGCGCGGGCCAGAGGAGAACTCCGGCCCAGCGACAGGAGTATTCGAACCCAGGGTTTCCGAATTGCGATCCCAGGATGCCGCCGTCGCAGAGGCCCGCGTACTGGCTGCGACCGCTTCGACACTGACCGAACTGCGTGCAGCGCTTGAAGGATTCGATGCCTGTCCTTTGAAGAAAACCGCGAGCAACACGGTCTTCGCCGACGGAAACCCCGAAGCCGACCTGATGATCATTGGAGAAGCGCCGGGGGCCAATGAAGACCGTAAGGGTCTGCCCTTCGTCGGCGACGCGGGCCAACTGCTCGACCGGATGCTGGCCGCCATCGATCTGGATCGGACGCGGGTCTACATTTCGAACGTCGTGTTCTGGCGTCCGCCCGGCAACCGCACGCCCACCCCGGCGGAAGTGGCGCTTTGTTTGCCCTTTGTTGAAAAACACATAGCGCTGGTTCGGCCCCGCCATCTGCTTTTTGTCGGCGCTAGCGCCGCTAAGACCCTGTTGGATACGACCGAGGGTGTCTTGCGGCTGCGCGGTCGCTGGTTCGACTACAGGAATGAATTCCTCGACCAACCCCTACCGACGCTGGTGACATTGCATCCTGCCTACCTGCTCCGCATGCCGCAGCAGAAAAGCTTGGTCTGGCGAGATCTGCTATCACTCAAGGCGCACAGAGAAGAAGCTTGA
- a CDS encoding lytic transglycosylase domain-containing protein, which yields MAAFICLLVVSLVLSGEPAIAADKVEATGVQSLPRPLSQADAERYQKILALQRRGQWDAADGIISELEDPLLLGHVLFQRYMHPTAYRSRYGELAAWLRDYRDHPGADRIYKLALQRQPASAPALVEPRASGVLLPPFSLALDRTPAYVSPRARSSSERQQATEILTQVRRNVMRDRLSATEAWLASAEVRQVLDQVELDVAYGEVAAGWYYLGRDNRALALAAPAAKRSGAMAPYATWIAGLASWRLERFEDAGAFFGKLAGKGRASPASRAAGAYWAARVALRLKQPQAMSHWLRLAAAEGHSFYGLLARDALGIAAVPSIPPSNLAALGGLEANPAIKRSMALLQIDRRDLAEAELLQSGGWEEEVGARQLLILADAAGLPHLSYRLAGQLLRLGVAPDDPHVITGLYPLPHWKPESGFLLDRALIFAFVRQESRFDPRAQSSSGARGLMQILPSTASYISGDSRYSNGRLRNLYIPEVNLDLGQSYLSYLLDQSMVEGDLFRLAAAYNGGPGNLLKWQRETDHRYDPLLFIESLPSRQTRFFIERVLANFWMYRARLGQESPSLKTLAAGDWPHYLSLDDPLQEAARRGTE from the coding sequence ATGGCAGCCTTTATCTGTCTGCTAGTGGTCAGCCTTGTGCTTTCCGGCGAACCGGCGATCGCCGCGGACAAGGTGGAGGCCACTGGGGTCCAGAGCCTGCCAAGGCCACTCAGTCAGGCCGACGCAGAGCGCTACCAAAAGATCTTAGCTTTGCAACGCCGCGGCCAGTGGGATGCTGCAGACGGGATAATTTCCGAACTGGAAGATCCCCTTTTGCTGGGGCACGTTCTTTTCCAGCGCTACATGCACCCAACCGCCTATCGGTCGCGTTATGGCGAACTGGCGGCGTGGTTACGGGATTACCGCGACCATCCCGGCGCGGACCGCATCTACAAGCTTGCCCTTCAGCGGCAACCGGCATCGGCACCGGCGCTCGTCGAACCCAGAGCAAGCGGTGTCCTGCTGCCCCCCTTCTCCCTGGCGCTCGACCGGACGCCTGCTTATGTCTCGCCCCGGGCTCGCAGTTCTTCCGAAAGGCAGCAGGCTACGGAGATCCTGACGCAGGTCCGGCGCAACGTAATGCGCGACCGACTGAGCGCGACCGAGGCTTGGCTTGCCAGCGCCGAAGTCCGGCAGGTTCTGGATCAGGTCGAACTCGATGTTGCCTACGGTGAGGTTGCGGCAGGCTGGTACTATTTAGGGCGCGACAACCGCGCCCTGGCCTTGGCCGCACCGGCGGCTAAGCGCTCCGGCGCCATGGCGCCCTATGCGACTTGGATCGCCGGGTTGGCAAGCTGGCGGCTGGAAAGGTTCGAGGACGCCGGCGCCTTCTTCGGAAAGCTCGCTGGAAAGGGGCGCGCGTCACCGGCAAGCCGTGCTGCCGGCGCATACTGGGCTGCGCGTGTCGCGTTGCGGTTGAAGCAGCCTCAGGCCATGAGCCACTGGCTTAGACTCGCCGCCGCCGAAGGCCATAGCTTCTACGGCCTCTTGGCCCGCGACGCCCTCGGCATTGCGGCAGTGCCGTCGATCCCACCGAGCAATCTGGCGGCGCTCGGTGGTTTGGAGGCCAATCCGGCTATCAAACGCAGCATGGCCTTGCTGCAGATTGACCGCCGCGATCTCGCGGAGGCGGAACTTCTCCAATCCGGTGGTTGGGAGGAAGAGGTCGGTGCGCGTCAGTTGCTCATTCTGGCTGATGCCGCCGGGCTGCCGCACCTGTCCTATCGCTTGGCCGGGCAGCTCCTTCGTCTGGGTGTCGCGCCCGATGACCCGCATGTCATTACCGGCCTTTATCCCCTGCCGCACTGGAAGCCAGAGAGCGGGTTCCTCCTCGACCGGGCCTTGATTTTCGCGTTTGTGCGCCAGGAGTCCCGCTTCGATCCGCGGGCACAAAGCAGCTCAGGCGCACGCGGCTTGATGCAGATATTGCCGTCGACAGCCAGCTACATCTCCGGAGACTCCCGCTATAGCAACGGCCGTTTACGAAATCTTTACATTCCTGAAGTAAATCTTGATCTCGGCCAGAGCTACCTTAGCTATCTGCTGGACCAGTCGATGGTGGAAGGTGATCTGTTTCGGCTTGCGGCCGCCTATAACGGCGGCCCCGGTAACTTGTTGAAGTGGCAAAGGGAAACCGACCACCGCTATGACCCGCTACTCTTCATCGAATCGCTGCCATCGCGCCAGACTCGGTTTTTCATCGAACGCGTGTTGGCAAACTTTTGGATGTACCGGGCCCGGCTTGGACAGGAATCACCTTCATTGAAAACACTGGCAGCCGGTGATTGGCCTCACTATCTATCCTTGGATGACCCCCTTCAGGAGGCCGCACGGCGCGGCACGGAATAG
- the moaB gene encoding molybdenum cofactor biosynthesis protein B: protein MARIDETLPFLPVNVAVLTVSDTRTPETDKSGSLLERMIQEDGHKVVQREIVTDDQTGIARVLHRLIEDPLIDVIITTGGTGVTGRDVTPEALRQVMDKEIEGFGELFRWLSYEKIGTSTMQSRAVGGVARGTYLFALPGSPSACKDGWGQILRYQLDSRHKPCNLVELMPRLQEHMNKAAG, encoded by the coding sequence ATGGCGCGAATTGACGAGACACTTCCATTTCTTCCCGTAAACGTTGCAGTTCTGACCGTGTCCGATACGCGCACGCCGGAAACCGACAAATCAGGCTCTCTTCTGGAACGCATGATCCAGGAGGACGGCCACAAGGTCGTGCAGCGCGAAATCGTGACCGACGACCAGACCGGTATCGCGCGCGTCCTGCATCGTTTGATCGAAGATCCCCTGATCGATGTCATCATCACCACGGGCGGCACCGGGGTAACGGGACGCGACGTGACGCCGGAGGCCCTGCGCCAGGTGATGGACAAGGAAATCGAGGGCTTCGGCGAGCTGTTCCGCTGGCTGAGCTACGAAAAGATTGGGACCTCCACCATGCAGAGCCGGGCTGTCGGCGGCGTGGCGCGCGGCACCTACCTCTTCGCCCTGCCGGGTTCACCCAGCGCCTGCAAAGACGGTTGGGGGCAAATCCTGCGCTATCAGCTCGACAGCCGCCACAAACCCTGCAACCTCGTCGAACTGATGCCCCGCCTTCAGGAACACATGAACAAAGCCGCCGGCTAA
- a CDS encoding TIGR04282 family arsenosugar biosynthesis glycosyltransferase has translation MTLGPLQRHLVIFARAPRLGTVKTRLARDLGAVAAWRFHRDTTAALLRRLGCDRRWTAWLAVTPDPKTASGPDGGGAGGSGGLWPLPRGVRLLGQGQGDLGRRMARVFTVLPPGPLVIVGSDIPGIERADIASAFQSLQRHDAVLGPSEDGGYWLIGLRRGLANGALRHAPFDQVRWGGSSSRADTAANLAAQGANLALLRPLIDIDTADDLARWRSSA, from the coding sequence GTGACCTTGGGACCGCTGCAACGCCATCTCGTGATCTTTGCCCGGGCGCCGCGCCTGGGGACGGTCAAGACGCGCCTGGCGCGCGATTTGGGGGCGGTGGCCGCTTGGCGCTTTCACCGCGACACCACGGCGGCGCTGCTGCGCCGCTTGGGTTGCGACCGGCGCTGGACCGCTTGGCTTGCGGTAACGCCGGATCCGAAGACCGCCTCCGGGCCTGACGGCGGGGGTGCGGGCGGCAGTGGGGGCCTGTGGCCTCTCCCGCGCGGGGTGCGTCTCCTGGGTCAGGGGCAGGGCGATCTCGGCCGGCGCATGGCACGGGTTTTTACAGTTCTGCCGCCGGGTCCGCTGGTGATCGTTGGGTCGGATATTCCGGGCATTGAGCGCGCCGATATAGCCTCTGCCTTCCAGAGCCTACAGCGCCACGACGCGGTGTTGGGGCCCTCGGAGGATGGCGGCTACTGGTTGATCGGCCTGCGGCGTGGCTTGGCGAACGGCGCCTTGCGGCACGCCCCCTTCGACCAGGTGCGCTGGGGTGGCAGTTCCTCGCGCGCAGACACCGCGGCCAACCTGGCAGCACAGGGTGCAAACCTCGCGCTCCTCCGCCCGCTCATCGACATCGACACCGCCGATGATTTGGCGCGGTGGCGCAGCAGCGCTTAG
- a CDS encoding TIGR04283 family arsenosugar biosynthesis glycosyltransferase produces the protein MQTSLSIVIPTVNGAQRLPGCLAALTAGNGARALECELVIVDGGSSDASVALAGAAGARVIAAPKGRGPQLRQGAEAARGEWLFFLHDDTRLGDGWRRVVLDFIGDAGNRRRAGYCRLAFDEPGSAAARVAALANWRARALGLPYGDQGLLIARAFYQDLGGYPDQPLMEDVALVRKIGRRRLSPLNLIAVTSAARYRQDGWWRRPFKNLWLLGLYFLGASPTWLAERYR, from the coding sequence ATGCAGACATCGCTTTCCATCGTTATTCCAACGGTCAATGGCGCTCAGCGCTTGCCTGGATGCCTGGCGGCCCTCACTGCGGGTAACGGCGCGCGCGCGCTCGAATGTGAGTTGGTGATCGTCGATGGCGGGTCGAGCGATGCCAGCGTCGCGCTAGCAGGCGCGGCCGGCGCCCGTGTCATCGCAGCACCCAAGGGGCGGGGGCCGCAGCTTCGCCAGGGCGCCGAAGCAGCGCGCGGCGAATGGCTATTCTTCCTGCACGATGATACGCGCCTGGGTGACGGTTGGCGGCGGGTCGTTCTCGATTTTATCGGCGATGCGGGCAACCGCCGCCGCGCCGGTTATTGCAGACTGGCCTTCGACGAGCCGGGCAGCGCCGCGGCACGCGTGGCGGCCCTGGCGAACTGGCGCGCAAGGGCTTTGGGTCTTCCCTACGGTGACCAGGGTCTGTTGATCGCCCGCGCTTTCTATCAGGATCTGGGCGGTTATCCGGACCAACCCCTGATGGAGGATGTGGCCCTGGTCCGCAAGATTGGCCGCCGCCGTTTGAGTCCATTGAATCTGATCGCCGTGACCTCCGCCGCGCGTTACCGTCAGGACGGTTGGTGGCGGCGGCCGTTCAAGAACCTCTGGCTGTTGGGGCTCTACTTCCTGGGTGCGTCGCCGACGTGGCTGGCGGAGCGCTACCGGTGA
- a CDS encoding aminoglycoside phosphotransferase family protein: MVETQIIRALHARLTAVAGFYHLPIEALEEMDAKGLAHDHLRVKGTGWLLRVPKQSQFGFSASENLTYQAACFGRVGASGQAPRLRSVFEPGPDLPMGALLVEEINGMAPILPRDLPLLAEAMARVHALPLPPPAERPPLEDHSDPVAGILKEIESQARYLKPAGLDPRAEAAIEGELDWARSFAAAVRRRTSPQPVTLVLTDTHPGNFLITSSKAVIVDLEKALYGAPGIDLAHATVYSSTTWDSATYAVLTLAEIAGFYRAYLTQVAALKSMDFAVQLEPWLIPMRRLLLLRALTWCALWRVEHKKAATSDKTSAAETRDWSADNTDATVIDHVRDRVDHYLSGDTVTMMQSEWLESPTLEGLIDL, encoded by the coding sequence ATGGTGGAAACGCAGATCATACGAGCCTTGCACGCGCGGCTGACCGCCGTTGCAGGCTTTTACCACCTGCCCATCGAGGCGCTTGAAGAGATGGATGCCAAAGGCTTGGCGCACGATCACCTGCGGGTAAAGGGTACAGGCTGGTTGCTGCGTGTCCCCAAACAAAGCCAGTTCGGGTTTTCCGCAAGCGAAAACCTAACCTATCAAGCCGCTTGCTTCGGGCGGGTCGGGGCCAGCGGTCAGGCGCCGCGCCTGAGAAGTGTTTTCGAGCCGGGCCCCGATCTGCCCATGGGGGCGCTCCTGGTTGAGGAAATCAATGGCATGGCGCCCATTCTGCCGCGCGATCTTCCTCTCCTGGCCGAAGCCATGGCGCGGGTTCATGCCCTGCCCCTGCCGCCACCTGCGGAACGGCCGCCGCTGGAGGATCACAGCGACCCGGTCGCCGGGATCCTCAAGGAGATCGAATCCCAGGCGCGCTATTTAAAGCCTGCCGGATTGGACCCGCGTGCCGAAGCCGCCATCGAAGGTGAACTTGATTGGGCCCGCTCCTTTGCCGCTGCGGTTCGACGCCGAACATCGCCGCAGCCGGTGACATTGGTTCTGACGGACACGCATCCCGGCAACTTCCTGATCACCAGCAGCAAAGCAGTCATCGTCGATCTTGAGAAGGCCCTTTACGGTGCGCCCGGTATCGACCTTGCCCATGCAACGGTCTATTCCTCGACTACTTGGGACAGCGCCACCTATGCTGTTTTGACGTTGGCGGAGATCGCCGGTTTCTATCGAGCTTATCTGACTCAGGTCGCCGCGCTTAAAAGTATGGATTTCGCCGTGCAGCTGGAGCCCTGGCTGATTCCGATGCGGCGCCTTTTGCTGCTGCGTGCGCTGACATGGTGCGCACTCTGGCGCGTCGAGCATAAGAAGGCCGCAACCAGCGACAAGACCTCCGCAGCCGAGACACGCGATTGGTCTGCCGATAACACCGATGCCACAGTGATCGACCATGTCCGTGACCGGGTCGATCATTACCTGAGCGGCGACACGGTCACCATGATGCAGTCCGAATGGTTGGAATCGCCGACGCTCGAAGGCCTTATCGATCTCTGA